cgaactcgctcgcgcgctcaaatcatcaaaataacttctaagaccacgaatcgaacaccaaaacgcatgaaaatcaaacttaaacttcaagaatcgctagaattgcaaccaagcgtccgaaccatatcaaatcaactccaaacgacgccaaattttgcagacgagtcccaaatgacataacagaatcGTTCCAACTTTTAGAATTTTATTCCGATCTCGATAACATAAAAGTCAACCATAGGTCAAACCCCTCCatttttcaaacttcaactttttcaactttcaccGAAATGCCTTAAATTAACCTACAAGCCTCCAAATCCGAActcacgcctaagtccaaaatcaccatactgagctagtgacatcatccaaaactcattccggagCCGTTTTCTCCAAGGTCAAATTCCAGTCAAATTcctaccgcttaagcttccaaaactagatttctTCTTCCAATTCAACTCTGATTCATCCGGAAACTGAATCCAACCATGCACACAGGTTGATATACATAATGTGAAGCTGCCCGTGACCTCAAACTGCTAAACTGGACTAAATTGcacaaaacgaccagtcgggtcgttacattatgtttgtgtttgtgttgtagttttaaaataaagaagaaatggggtaataaaaacataatgcgcatattatgtaaccataaaaaattattgttattatttacacaatttattatttatataaaatacaaaaaattaaaatcaatgtgtcccacaTCCTGTGTGCTTCAATGTAGTCGTTGGCTTGAGGCGCATCCCCTCTCGCTcgggtacgctatcaggatcatccttatcacgtcgcctctttataTGAGGAACGCACTACAGTATGATCGTCAGTAGGGCTGGCAAGATCGGTGGAAGGGGTCGTCTGTTCAtcagcaacctacaaaacaataAGTAAGCTCAGTATATGAAAATGTATATTACTAATGTACGTGTtaagtaaataatatttttttatcatgGTCTCGTCGGGCTCCTAAATATAAGCATTTGTGGTGTCCTCAGCATCGCACAAAGTGGCCTCCGTGACGGATTgggatgaagccttaataagaaaattataaattaatttatgGCGAATCAATGaggaaaaaaacaaattaaaatttataaattaaataattaatttttgtaaattgtaattggatagagtatatatctatggattccagactcgatatttgaggcccagtagcaccaagctatcctgaattcttatgtgtgtcaattttaatatttttataattttgtgtgtttgttttataaattaaataattatttttgtaatttgtaATTGGgtagagtatatatctatgggttcaaGGCTCGATATTtaaggcccagtagcaccaagctatcctgaattcttatgtatgtcaatttcaatatttttataattttgtgtgtttgttttaaaaattaaataattaatttttgtaaattgtaattggacagagtatatacctatgggttccagactcgatatttgaggcttagtagcaccaagctatcctgaattcttatgtgtgtcaattttaatatttttataattttgtgtgttagttttgtaaaataaataattaatttttaattatttaattggacagagtatatatctatgggtttcaGGTTCaatatttgaggcctagtagcaccaagctatcatgAATTCTTATGtatgtcaatttcaatatttttataattttgtgtgtttgttttgtaaattaaataattaatttttgtaaattgtaatTGCACAGAGTATATACATATGGGTTCCAGGTTCGATATTTGAGGCCaagtagcaccaagttatccaattcttatgtgtgtcaattttaatattttcataattttgtgtttttgttttataatttaaataattaattttttaaaattgtaattggacagagtttgtgtttAATCTATCAATATAAtagatacttaaactacaggAATTCTACGCTAAAAGGCTTTATATTTTACTATTGTAAAAGGCTCTGCATTTTAATACGCTAAAAAGGCgctagtctttaagcaaataaatgatctaaactaaataaaaataacaaatatattttaataacataacattcacgaaattacatataaaacagtaaaagaaatttatgaacatttttattaacaaaaaaaatgatttctcaacttttaaatatttttttaaaacactaATATCTTAATCCGGATGAAAATAACATACTAGTTTAATCgcaaacaaaacataaaataacATGGAAGCACATTCAagacaactaatatgcattattatacgagcttcgacataaactaaatcggaatacctcgatttttatttttagaaaagtcgataaattaaaattttgagtCCGAAACGAGGAAACCACAACAATAGAAGGTTTGGGTAGGATGTAGGACCTACAATCTTATCTTTCTGTGTGACGGGTGGGGTCCACTCAGatttttttggagaaaaataGGGGGGACCGctgcttttttttaaaaaatgggggaAGTCTGGTTCTATCGTTGGGGAAGAATGAGGGTTTATTAATGAAAGGTTGTCGCACGGTATTACACAACGCTATATATAACGCAGTATTACACCGTGCTATAATTTAACGACTGAAACACTATTAAAATATAGCGCGGGGTAATACCGCATTATAGAtagaaatgtaactttttttaGCATTAGAAACGTACTTTGAGTCCAAAACCACAACATTTAGGTTTCGGACtcattatttccttttttattgaTTTGTTTTTCTCTATAAATTGTGTATTCCTTGACAGAATAATACATACTATTTCGATACCAAAACtagcatggtatcagagcagtagcTTCTTtcaacctttttcttttccttttgttcatGGCGAAAACAACCTTTACTGGGCAAAGAATCCCAGCGGCAACAACAGAAGCCGAGAGTCCTATTAGTGCGGTCCCACTTGAGACAACCATGAATCAAAACAATGATTCTTCTCATTTATCCTTTCAACTAACGTCTCATAGGTTGAATGGAAAAAATTATCTGGAGTGGGCACAATCTATCCGGTTAGCCATTGATGGCAGAGGAAAACTTGGGCACTTGACCGGTGAAATCAGAAAACCTGAAGTTGGAGATCCAAAAATGAAGGCTTGGAGGTCCGAGAACTCATTAGTGATCGCGTGGCTTCTAAACTCTATGGAACCAGCAATAGGTAAGACATATTTATTTTTGCCCACTGCTAGGGATGTATGGGAGGCTGTTAAAGAAACATATTCGGACGTTGGAAATGCTTCTCAAATTTTTGAATTAAAAATTAAGCTTTGGAAGGCTAGACAGGGAGAGAGAGAAGTGACCATCTATGACAATGAAATGGTTTCATTATGGAAAGAATTAGATCAATGCTACAATGATGAGTGGGAGTGTCCGACGGATAGTGTGAAagcaatgaaaaaagaagaaaatgagagaGTTTATCTATTTCTAGTATGATTAAACCGAGAATTTGATGAAGTAAGATCTCGAATTCTCGGGAAAAAAACTTTGCCATCTTTGCGTGAGACTTTCtcggaaataagaagagaagaaaCCAGAAGGAATGCCATGTTGAAATTAGATCCTAATCTGAATTCAAAAACAATAGATTCTTCGGCACTGGTGGTTGCAAAAGGAGATGATGGCAAGAAGAAGAAAACTTGGTGTGATTTCTGTAAAAAGCATTGGCACACTCGCAAAACATGTTGAAAAATTCATAGGAAGCCTCCTAACTGGAAGAAAAAGGGAGTTGACAACCGTGGCATCCATGCATTCCAAACAATCAGTGAAGAGAAGGGGCAACAATCTTCTTCAGAGGCGTCTCCATTCACAAAGGAGCAATTAGAGCTCTTGCACAAGCTTCTTCAGAATCAACTCCAAACCAGTAAACCAAGTCCTTCTAATCTCTCTTGGTCTTTTACCCAATCAGGTATTGCATCGTCTGTTTATCTGAGTACTAACTCAAATGGTTTGAACTTCTGGATCATCGATTCAGGAGCTAGTGACCATATGATAGGAAATCCCCATTTGTTCTCTACTTACTCACCTTGTGTAGGGAACAAAAAGGTTCGAATTGCTGATGGATCTTTTTCAGCAGTTGCTGGAAAGGGAAATATCAAACTTACTCCTTCCTTGATCCTCTTTGATGTCCTTCATGTTTCAAATTTGACCTGTAATCTTGTGTCTATTGCCAAATTAACCCAATCGCTTAATTGTCGTGAATTATTTTACGCTTTTTCTTGTGAATTTCAGAACAAGGTCTCGGGGAGGATGATTGGCAGTGCTAAATAGTCTGGAGGTCTCTATTTCCTGGAGGATGGAAATAATTCAGTAAACAAAAATACTATTTATTTGAACTCCATTTTTATTGAGAATAAGATTATGCTTTGGCATTATAGGCTTGGTCATcctaatttttattaattaaatcttTTGTTACCTCAATTGTTCATGAATAAGAGTCCTTCTATTTTTCAGTGTGAATTCTATGAAATGGTTAGACATCGTCGTTCTATTTTTCCCTCTTATAAATATCATGCCTCAAAACCATTTAAGCTTATCCATAGTGATGTTTGGGGACCATCTAGGGTTttgaaaaatagtgaaaaataatagtttgtgtGTTTTATTGATGATCACACTAGACTAAGCTGAGTTTATCTTTTAAAAGATAAAACAGAGGTAAAAATTGTGTTCAAAATGTTTTATGCTATGATtgaaacacaatttcaaaagaaAATCCAGATTTTTAGGAGTGACAATGGCCGGGAGTTTTTTAATGAGCAATTAAGATTTTCCTTTCAAAATGGGGTTGTCGAGagaaaaaataaacatttatTAAAAGTAACTAGAGCCTTATTGTTTACTAGTAGTGCTCCACAATATTTATGTGGAGAAGCTCTTTTGACTGCCACCTATTTGATAAATACGATGCCATATAAAGCCCTAAGTTTTAGAACTCCCTTTAGTCTATTCAAAGAGAAATTTACTATATCTTGGCTAGTTATTGATTTTCCATTAAAAGTATTTGGGTGTACTACTTTTGTTCACATCCATGATTATAATAGGAGCAAACTAGAACctttgtgatgacccgaaaggtcatctgatgttttagaactcaattcTGCTCTTTTATGCCttacaaatctcatttttaccctcctcgatttgcgtgtgcagttcgAGCATATTTTCGAAAAGTGtttatgttgaaagttgataaaaataaggaattttgtttaaaactttatttgagttgacttcggctaatatttttggtaaacagaaCCAGACTCATATTTTGACAGTCTTGGTGGGTCCCTATCGAAATATGAGACCtagacgtatgcccggaatcggattcagaggtccctagaccgagttatgaatttttgttgaaaattgaaagtctgaaaatttatttatttttaagaaagtATTGATGTTTCATCTCGTTGGcatcgggttcgtattttggttccgggcCCGCTACAGGTCCAAAACAATATTTATAACTTGCCTGTGAATTTTGGTGAGAAAAGAAattggtttgacatgattcaaACGTCCGATTGAGAAAATAGAGATttcaaagctttcttgaaaatttcatttgatttggtgttcaattcgtagttctaggtgttattttagctatttgatcgtgcgagcaagttcgtatgatatttttagattggtgtgcacttttggtttggagtctcgaggggcttgggtgtatttttggatctttGATTGAGAGACTAGTAatgttaagaaatttgggagtttgaccatggtcaatatcgtgttaagacgacctcttttcagtgttttgagtgtgcgagcaggtccgtagcatgttttatggttgaaattcatatatggctTATGTCGGGGAGGTTCCAgatgagttttggggtggtttcggatcatttcggagaagtttgggttttgctggtttctggtgcaacactattcattcgcaattgcgaaccttttatggcaattgcgaaaacactgGTCATTctcaattgcgaaccatttatggcAATTTCAAAAACATTGTTCATTCACAAATACGAagttttgttcgcaaatgtgatacttgcagctgaacaaaagatgacttagacgagatttttcattcattttccaaattttcaaaacctaaaccacatgaggcgatttttcaaaaaacttttcttccccaaattattgaTAAATGATCTTAAActaatttctttcaatctttcactactttttcaaccaaaaatctaaggttttcatggtgaaattggggtttttttgggtagaaactaggaatttcgaaatttggggattttgacctcaaattgaggtcgaattctaaaatcaattatatatccgggttcgggggtacattggtaatcggattttggttcgaattttgggtttggaccaagggGGCCTAGGTGTTGACTTTcattgactttttcaaaaatggcctaaattgaattgtTTGCAATCGTGAGTAGTTCccaaggcttaatttgaatcagttggttggtaatttgctagattctattggtccgGAGGCTTGTGTGAAGGGAAAAgatgtgattgagctttgagattggccgttggagcgaggtaagcgtcgtggttaaccttggcttgagggattaggtgttattttcctatttgctatgtgtttggaTGTTGAGTACAATGTATAGGTGAAGTGACGAGCACTTATGCGGTGTtatcgagtcatagcatgcgggTGAGTCTTATTCTTGTAATTGTTGTATTCTTTGATCATATTGTTCATGCTAAGACTAGCTATTCGTTATGTTGAGCAACTCTTATCATATTTTACAGAATTTGGTATtaattgagtattgactcaatgTTGAGGTTGGGGTTGTGGAACTAAATGTTTAAGTAAGACTggttcttgatatttctatctctatgttgttattgttcattgttttggtgagggagagtgttaaagcacgaagggtgatgtcgtgcaatatTTTGTGAGTGacagttaatgcacgaagggtgatgccgtgccatgatatatgagtgttaatgcacgaaggtgaTGACGTGCCGTTTCTTTTGTGtatgtgaggatgagagttaatgcatgaagggtgatgccgtaccatttctgttaattattatcgtgaggttgagagtaaaagcacgaagggtgatgccgtgcacttgtccttaCTGTGTTTAATACTTTACTGGTGCAAAGCATATTGTCTGCTGCGATTTCTTTACTGTTACAGTTTTCTTTATCTTATACTCCCCTTAGCATATTTCCCCTCCCGTTATTATCTGTTCATCTTCTATTAGTTGTTATTGTGCTCGTATAttgtttaactgcacaggtttatgaatgtgtcttgtcttagcctcgtcactacttcgccaaggttagactcgacacttaccaatatatggggtcagttgtactaatATTGCACTCTATACTTTTTGTGCTGATTTGGTACCGGGCCGAGTTGACCCTGAGTCTAGCTGCTGGCTTGATCTGTTTGGAGACCCAATGTAGTCCTATTGGCATCTActggccttggcgtccccttctatgtATTTTCTTTACCGTTTCATTTGTATCGAAAATAATTGTATTTTCTTCAGACACCTTACTTGTAGCTAAATCTTAgtagttcgtggattgtgacatcAGATTTTGGGTAGTTGTGTATAAGTATTAAAGTTGTTATGGATTTCCGTACTTTTCTTTTTACCTTGTTTTGGCTTATTTGATGTGTATCACTGAAAAACTTAAGAATTTGGCTTAATgatctctaacgttggcttgcctagtaagtgaaacgTTAGGCATCATCACGGTCTCGACGGtaggaattccgggtcgtgacaagttggtatcaaagtacTTGATTgtctaggtctcacaattcacgaacaggcttagtagagtctgggggatcggtacagagacgtctgtacttatctcctagaggctatagagtttaggaacaatttcacttctattcttctctattgtgcgattttgttctctctgTGCTAAtcgaactcttctactcttgtccttcgcaaatggtgagaacacgtactgtGTCTTCagttgagcagcagccagagtcCCTAGTGgtagctcctacgaggggtagaggtcgaggccgaggttgTGCCATATGTCGAGGCAagggtagagctcagccccgagctcGAGTAGTAGCACCAGCAGTggggcctcaggttgagtttggcGAAGAGGTTCCAGCCCAAACTATTCCAGCAGGACTAGCTCatgtcccggaggggttcattgccacccagtgcttcaggatgcctTGGCCCGTTTAGTGGGCCTTATGAAGAGTGTAGCCCAGACTGGCACATTCCCTATGGAACCAGTCATCTCCCAGgctggggaggagcacagactcccgctactcacactccggagcagatgactCCCCAATGTTAGACTCCAGCAGCCcaaccagttggggtagttcagccaattATCGTGGCACATGCCGGTGATAGGCCAGCTATGTTTGCTGATGTTTTATGAaggttggataggtttaccaagctctttccagttcacttcagtggtgcatcttcagaggacccccaggattatcttgacaactgtcatgaggtgcTACGAAACATGGgcatagtggagaccaatggggttgattttgctgcatTCCATTTGACGGTTCTGCCAAAAGATGGTGAAGggattatatgttgaccagaccagctaggTCGCCTGCttttacttgggaccagttctctcagctattcctCAAGAATTTCCTTCctatcacttagagagaggaCTATCAGAGGTAGTTCGAGCGTCTTCAATAGGGCTCTATGTCTGTTTCTCAAtacgagactcgatttgtggacctggctcgtcatgctattttattcttcttcctATCGAGAGAGGGTGAGgtggtttattgagggacttgctcagcctatcaagtTGCAGATGAcaaaggagactgggagtgagatttctttttaggcggcTGCCAATGTTGCCAGGCGATTCGAGATGGTTTTAGCTCAATGGAGTGGTCAGggatctgacaagagacctcgtcattttGGTGGGTTtaatggtgcctcatctggaggcaggggtacttttggtagaggccatcctcctaggccgtttcattcaTCACTCCAGGCttctcacagtgcttcaggtggtcgtggccctcatatgTATTATTTCgatcagctagcctacagtgcaccaccagctcctattagtgcaccttcgctccagagt
Above is a window of Nicotiana tabacum cultivar K326 chromosome 8, ASM71507v2, whole genome shotgun sequence DNA encoding:
- the LOC142163054 gene encoding uncharacterized protein LOC142163054 — encoded protein: MAKTTFTGQRIPAATTEAESPISAVPLETTMNQNNDSSHLSFQLTSHRLNGKNYLEWAQSIRLAIDGRGKLGHLTGEIRKPEVGDPKMKAWRSENSLVIAWLLNSMEPAIGKTYLFLPTARDVWEAVKETYSDVGNASQIFELKIKLWKARQGEREVTIYDNEMVSLWKELDQCYNDEWECPTDSVKAMKKEENERVYLFLV